The sequence CCGTTGTGAAATGTCCCGGTTCGTATGAAATTCCACTGGCTGTCCAAAAGGTACTCGAACACCGGGAAGTGGATGGGGTTATTGCGCTTGGAGTTGTAATACGAGGAGGAACTCCTCACTTTGAATACGTTTGCGACGCTGTAAACCGCGGAATCACGGATTTAATTTTAAAACATAATAAACCGGTGGCTTTTGGAGTTCTTACAACCGATGACGTGAAACAAGCCCTGGAACGTGCAGGGGAGAAGGGAAACAAAGGCGGCGAGGCTGCTTTGGCTCTTCTTGAAATGATTTCATTGGAACAGAAACTGACTTCATGACTGAATTATTTACCTTGATAAAGGACAAGCAAAGCTCTAATTTTCAAAGCTTCAAAATCAGCCCAAAAATCACTTGAAAGAGCTTACTTTAACAAACACCGTACAAACCGAAGAAGACAAGGAGAATCAGGAAACCCTGCAAAATTCCGGGGAAATCCCTCTTCATATAGCCATTATTATGGACGGCAATGGTCGCTGGGCCAAAAGCAAAGGCAGTATTCGTCTTCATGGGCATAAAGTAGGTGTTGATTCAGTTCGTGATATCACGGAATCTTGTGCTCAGCTTGGTGTGAAGTATCTAACTTTGTATGCGTTTTCAACTGAAAACTGGGGACGTCCATCTGCGGAAGTGCAAGGATTGATGAGATTGCTGGTTTCTTCCCTCCGAAAAGAAGCAGAGAATTTAAATAAGAATGATATTCGTCTTGCTACAATAGGACAGATGGATCGTTTTCCTAAAGCTTGCAAAAACGAACTTCAGGAAGCCATAGAGCTCACCAAAGATAACAATAGACTTGAACTCTGCCTGGCATTAAGCTATTCAGGGCGATGGGATATTACAGAAGGTGTAAAGAAGATTGCCCGACATGTTAAAGAAGGCCGCCTGGACCCAGAGCTAATCAACGACCAAATGATTAGCGATCATTTATCCACGGCAGATGTACCTGATCCTGATTTGATTATCCGAACAAGTGGTGAATATAGAATCAGTAATTTCTTGCTATGGCAGTTAGCATACTCAGAACTTTACATTACAAAAACATACTGGCCAGACTTCAGAAGAGATGAACTATACGAAGCAATTCGTTCTTACCAGCAAAGAGACCGTAGATTTGGAAAAATTCCATCTTCTAAAGACGAAAACTCTCTTTCATCTCGTTTAGTAAACAAAAAATCATAAGCATTAACCAAAAGGCGTGTTGTTACTTTTGAAAAGATTACTTTTTGCAACCTTATTGACGTTCGGCTTTACCTCCCACCTTTTACAGGCTCAAGATATTAACTTAACTGATCCTACTGAACTAACCCCTGCAGAGTATATAATTAAGCAGGTTACGGTTGAAGGGAATAAGAATACACGTCCACAATTTATTAAGAACGCAAGTACACTTGTTGAGGGTACTTCAATTGTATACCCCGGTGACAAGCTGAATCGTTCTATAAGCAGATTATACCGCTCAGGTTTATTTTCTGATATAAAGATATACGTAACAGAGCGCACAGCTACAGAAATTAGTTTTCAGATTGAAGTTGAAGAACAGGCTCGGATCCTTGAGTTCAAGTTAAAAGGAATTAAGCGATCTGAACGCAGAGACTTAGAAGATCTGCTGGTACTTACTCCGGGTACCGTAATCACCGAGGCAGCCGTTGGTCAGGCTAGAAATACCATCAAGCGTTTTTACAGAGAGAAAGGTTATTGGTACACAGAAATTGAGACAGAGACGAAAGAAGTAGAAGGGGTTGAAGATAGAGTTCGTCTTATTTTCAACATTAAACCAGGCAAAAGGCTGGAAGTCAAGGACCTCGCTTTTAAAGGAAATGATGCCTTCTCAGAACGGACACTTCGCCGAAAAATGAAACCGTTGAAAGAAGACGCATGGTGGAAGATTTTCGGAAAAAAGGTATACAAGAAAGAAGAGTTTGAAGAAGGGCTTGAAAGCATGCTCACCTTCTACAGAGAAAATGGTTTTACAGACGTACGCGTGACAAGTGATACCGTTTATAGCTACACTCATGATGGTCTGTTTAAAGATAAAGAAGCCCTAAAGGTTGTTTTGACCATCGCAGAGGGACCAAAGTATAAAGTCCGAAATATCACATGGGAAGGAAATACGGTTTACACGGATGAACGACTCACTGAAGCCCTTGAATTCAATAAAGGTGATGTGTTTAATGAAACTAAGTTCGACCAGAACGTTAATATCAATAAGAATAACACGGATATTAACAGCCTCTATCAGAATATTGGGTATTTGTTTTTCCAAGCTGTCCCAACCATCACGAAAGTAGGGGAAGACTCCCTCGACATCCATTTTGATATTTATGAAGATGAAATAGCTACGATTCAAAATGTTGGGTTTTCAGGTAATACCCGTACTCATGATGATGTGGTTCGCCGTACTCTTCGAACAACTCCCGGAAACCGGTATAGCAGAGATGCAATCATTAGAACAATTCGTGAACTAGGTACGCTTGGGTATTTTGATCCACAGAATATTGAACCTGACGTATTGCCGAACCGCGAAGATAAAACCGTTGACGTCAACTATCGCTTAGATGATACTCAAAGTACCAGTAACTTTGAATTTTCCGGTGGTTATGGTGGACCAAGTATCGGAGTGATTCTTTCAGCCCGAGTTAATTTCAATAACTTTTCTCTTAAAAGAGCATTTGAAAAAGGAGGGTGGACTCCAATCCCATCGGGTGACGGTCAAAACCTTTCATTAGGCGTACAGGTTACAGGAACCGGTTATCAAAGCTATAGTTTTGGATTTCAGGAGCCTTGGTTCAGAGGAAAACCTACCTCAGTAGGTTTCAATCTTTCTTACAATTTGCTGAACTACAGAAATTCTACGGAAAGAAATGAATTGTTTTCCAGTTCTGTTTCGATCGGTAAGCGCTTGAAATGGCCAGATGATTACTTCTCAACACGCTCGATAATTGGTTATCAGCTGTATAACATCGAAGGAAACTCATCTTTCCTAGCTGATGGTACTTCTAGTCTACTGACTTTTGAGCAGGTATTGGAGCGTAATTCTTTGGTAAACCCAATTTCGCCGATTACAGGTTCTAAGTTTACTCTTTCTTTTGAAGCAGCACCGCCACTACCCGGATTTTCAGAGTATTATAAACTGAGAACAGAGTATCAGCATCATGTGCCGCTTGTTGACAAGCTAGTACTGACCAGTATGGTTAACTATGGATACATTGGCTACTTCACTAAAGACAAAAGAAGTCAGCTTAATAAATTCCTGGTTGGTGGTACTCAGCTTCAGCAACGTCAAAGCTTCTTATACGATAATATTGATTTGAGAGGTTATCCAGGTGGAACCAGTCAAAGTATTGCACCGATTGTAGATGGACAGAAAGTAGGTGGTACCATGTTCAGTAAGTACTCCTTAGAGCTTAGATACCCTGCTGTTTCAAACGATCAGCTTCAGGTAATACCTTATACTTTTACTGATGCAGGTAATTCGTATCTTGACTTCAGTGATTTTGATCCCTTCCGAGTTAAGAGATCTGCCGGTTTCGGAGTGCGTTTATATCTTCCGGTTCTCGGGTTAATTGATCTTAGTTACGGTTACAGGTTTGATGGAGTTGATATTCCAAGAAATACCAGTGGCGTACAACCGGGTAATTGGGAGTTCTTGTTTAACATTGGAGCACCATTCTAATGAGATTTTATAAATTTATCTTTCTAATAATTCTTGTAGCCGGATTTACTCAGGCTGCTATAGCTCAGGAACAAAAAATTGGGTTCTATGAATCTGATTTTATTCTTCAGCAAATACCTGAGTATGAAGGCATTCAGCAACAGCTGGACCTTTTAAGTAACCAATGGAAGGAACAGATTACTGAGCTTGAAACCGAAATTAAGGAGCTCGAAGAAGATTACTCGGCAAAGGAAATACTATATACCGAAGAAATTCGTAATCAAAAAAGAAGAGAAATAGCTCAAAAGAAAAGAGAGAAAGAACAATTTCTTGCACAAAAATTTGGTCCTGAAGGTGAGTATTTCTCAAGACAACGAGAGCTTCTGGAACCTATTCAGCGTCAGGTTTTTACAGCGGTTAGGGCAGTTGCTCAACTGAATAATTTTGATTTTGTGTTCGACCGATCAGGTGATATCTACATGGTTTATGCTAATAATGAATACAATTTAAATGAAGATATTCTGTTAGAATTGGGAATAGAAATTGAAGAGCAGTAAAGACAATTAAGTCATAAAACATTTATAATTAGCACTAACGATACAAACATAATTATGAGTAAAAAAATTACAGCCGTACTTTTACTATTGGGCTTCATTGGCATTCAGAATGCATTTGCCCAAGTGAAAATCGGATATACAAATCCTTCCCGCGTTTTGAGTGAACTTCCGGCGGTAGAAGAGGTAGACCAACAGATAAATGCATTGATTGATCAAAGAGATCAGGAACTTGCTCAAAAGGCAACAGACCTTCAGCAAGTATTCTCAAACTATGAAACTTCAATGTCTGGTTTATCTCAGCAGGAGCGCTCAACACGAGAGCAAGAACTACTTGAATTAAATCAAGAGTTTGAGCAACAGCGAGAAACGATGATGAATGAAATTCGCCAAAAGAGAAGTGAGTTAATGTCACCTATTATTGAGCGGATGAATACCGCAATGGAGCAAGTTGCTCAGGAAATGGATTTAGATCTGGTTCTGAATGAAGGGACTTCTTATGGCGATGCGATCATCTTCTTTGCAAGCAGTGAGCGCCTTGATATCACCAGTAAAATTATCGAAAAATTAAAATAATCATAGCCAACAATAAGATACTAATGAAGAAATTAAGCCTATTACTGATTTCCTTTTTTATTGCTTTTTCTACACTAGATGTAGCAACTGCTCAGGAAACAGAGATGAAAATCGGGTACGTTAACCCTCAAGCTGTACTAGCAAAAATGCCTGAAATGGCTGCGATTCAAAAAAGATTGCAGAACTTTGCCGAGCAAAAACAGCAAGAACTCATTCAGAAAGAGCAAACTTTCCAGCAGCAGGTAACTGAATATGAGCAGAAAGCAGGCGTTAGAACCCAAGAAGCTAATCAGCGTGAACAAGAGCGTTTAGCTCAACTCCAGCAGGATTTAAGTACTGCACAGCAGGAAGCTGAAGCTGCACTTCAACAAAGAAGACAGGAATTGTTAGGACCTATGTTTACACAAATTGGCACTGCAATTGACGCAGTTGCTGAAAGAAAAGGACTTAGCTACGTGTTGAATACAACAACTTCAAGTGGTGACCTAATTATCCTTTATGCTTCTGATGAATATCAGGCTGAGTATGATATCACTGATGCTGTTATGCAAGAGCTTGGAGTATTTAACTAATAGTTAAAAACTCTTCTCTTACTAAAAAGATTTAAGCCGTTCAGATTTGGACGGCTTTTTTATTTCACATTCTTTTTTCTATTCTGGATATAATCTTCAAAGATGTATCCACCAAGATTATCCAAAGAGGCAAAATATGCTTTTCCTTTATTTGCTTCGGTCATTTCCCGTACAAAACTTTGCAGGTAAGGATCTTGGGCTATCATGAAGGTGGTGATGGTAATCTGATCTCTCCGGCATTTTACGGCTTCATCTAACACCTTATTCACAATCTTCCGATCTAGGCCAAAGCTGTTTTTGTAAAGCTTCCCGTTTTCAATCATACAAGATGGCTTCCCATCGGTAATCATGAAAATTTGTTTATTCGCATATTTCTTACGCTGGAGGATATGACGTGCTACTTCAAGACCCTGCTTTGTATTGGTATGATAAGGGCCCACTTTTAAATAGGGGAGGTCGTCTACAGATATTTGCCAGGCTTCATTTCCAAAGGCTACGATATCTAAAGAATCTTTGGCATAGTTATTCATAATAAGCTCAGACAAAGCCATCGCTACTTTTTTGGCTGGTGTGATTCGGTCTTCGCCATATAAAATCATTGAGTGGCTTAAGTCAATAAGAAGAACCGTTGCCACAGATGTGTAATGATCGGTTTCATAAACTTCGAGATCATCTTCCTGAAGATTAAATGCATCAATGGTGCTATGGTTAAGCATGTTGAGCATGGTACTTACACTGTCTATTTGGCCAATGTCGTCGCCCTGATTCCATTTTCGGGTTTCAGGTTGTCGCTCAAGTCCCCGGCCGGTATGCGGAGATTTATGGGAACCCATTCCGCCTTTGTCGAGATTCTTAAATATTTCTTCTAGTGAACGCTTTCTGAGGCTGCGCTCAGTTTTCCTCGTCATATTGAAGCCACCACCGCTGCCATCATTTTCGATGTAGTCTCGTTCTCTAAGCTCATCAATGAAATCACCTAATGAATAGCCATCATCAAACTGATCGGTAATATCGTACTGATTATCGAGGTCGGTAAGCCATTTCAGGGCTTGCTTTACATCTCCGCTTGATATGGTGAGCAACTGTTGGAATAAATCCCAAAGTGTATCAAAGGGAGATTTGCCATTTGATTTGGCATACCGTTCATCCCATTCAAAATATTTAAAATGCATAATCGGGTTCCTTTTTCTAATCAAATACTTAGTTGGTCAAATGAGTTCCATTATATCAGAAAAGAATGAATTAACTGAATATATTTGAGGCCAACAATTTCAGAAAAAGCAAAAGATTATCGACAGGCTTAAGTTTGAACGACAATTATGGAGTGAAGGCTATTCCCGCGTAATGGGTTTGGATGAAGTAGGCCGTGGCTGTCTTGCCGGGCCGGTTGTAGCAGCGGGGGTTGTCTTTAAACCCGAGACGGATATTCCGGAAATAAGGGATAGCAAAACAATTAGTGAAAGTGAGAGGGTTGAATTAAGCAAACGTATTAAGGAAGAAGCGCTGAGTTGGTCGATACAAGAGGGAAGTATTACCGAAATTAACGAGCTTAATATTTTATGGGCCTCGCTTCACACAATGCAAAAATGTGTAGATTCGGTTAAAATGACTCCGGATTATTTATTGGTTGACGGAAATCGATACATCAGTTCTTTAATCCCTTATACCTGTCTTGTTAAGGGGGATGACCGGTCGATGAGTATCGCGGCAGCATCGATCTTGGCTAAGGTATACAGGGATGATTTGATGAAAGAGCTCCACGAAAAGTTTCCTGAGTATGGTTGGGCTAGCAATGTTGGTTATCCAACCAAAGTGCATAAACAAGGATTGAAGGATTTTGGGTACACTAAGTATCACAGAACTTCTTTTAAACTAGGCACGGATAGATTGCGGAGTAAGTAACTATCGGTAGATGCTGAATTCCCGCTTATAGAAGTCCATATTTAAACAGATGGCTAACATGATTGTGTTAGTGATAAAGGCAGACCCTCCATAGCTTACAAAAGGAAGAGGTAGTCCAATTACAGGGAGAAGGGCTGAGGCGCTTCCAACATTAATAAAGAAGTGCACAAAGAAGACAGAGGTTACGCTTACAGTAACTAACTGAGCGAAAGGGTGCTTGTGGCTGCCCGCCATATTTAGGAGCCTTATAAAGAGAAATAAGAATGCACCGATCACTATAAAAGCTCCTACAAAGCCAAATTCTTCCCCAATTACGCAAAAGATGAAATCGGTCCATTGTTCGGGAAGGAATTTTAACTGTGTTTGAGTTCCTTCTAAAAATCCTTTTCCGGTAAGCCCGCCTGAGCCAATAGCAGTTTTAGCCTGAATGACATTCCATCCGGCACCGGTAGGGTCATAAGCTGGGTTTGTGAAAGCAGCGATCCTGGCTATTTGGTGAGGTTGAAGTAATTGTGTTAGTGCCAGATGTACACCCGACGTAGTCAGTAGCCCTGTAACTAAGGAAGTAATTGATAACCAAACTCGGCGCTGAATAAAGAATATAATTGCAGTCAGGATCACGGCCGCTATCACTCCATAATACCATTCTATTACGGCCAGGTAAGCAATTATTGCCGGCGAGATAATGAAGAGAGAAACACCGTAGGGTAGTCCTGACCAAAATAGCATTACGGGAATCAGGGTTAAGAAGATCAATGCTGTTCCAAGGTCGTTTTGCAAAAAAACGAGGACTGTTGGTATCAAAATAATTACTACAGAAGTAAGTGCGTACCTAACATTTTCCGCAGTAATATCTCTTCGGCTTGTTAAATAGTTAGCTGTAGCTAATATCGTAGCTATTTTCATCAACTCACTCGTTTGTAAATTGAATGGTCCAAATCTTAACCAGCTTTTGGCGCCATTCACTTCTGTTCCAAAGAATAGAGTAAGAATCATCAGGACTAATCCTAAAGCGTATAAAGCATAGGAGAGCTGGATGAAGTTTCGAGGCGAGATAAGTTGAATTCCAGCAAGTATGAAAAAAGAAAGAGAAACAAAGATAACCTGCTTGAAAAAATTATTCTGTATGTATTCCGGTAAAAATTCTGATACAGGCCCCTGAGTTGCGCTATAAATGGCGATAATCCCAATCGTAGACAGGGTAATCCAGACAAAAACTACAGACCAACTAAATTCTCTGATGTTATTCATCTATCAGCTCCGAGTCAGTAGGTCTGGATTCAAAATTGAGGACATAGTTGTACACATAGTTTCGTGTGATTTCCCCATTGATGTATTTATCTATCAATACTGCAGCTACTGGAGCAGCAGAAATAGAACCATACCCGCCATTTTCGATTAGAACACTTACGACGATTTGTGGATCATCAAACGGCGCAAAAGAGGTGAACCAGCCATGATCCCTGCCGTGGGGATTTTGAGCAGTTCCGGTTTTACCGGCTGTAGGCACTTCAGGATTATTCGTGTAATAACGGCTGCTTCCCTCATCAACCACTTTACGCATTGCGGCTCGCACATTCTGAAGGCTTTCTTCATTAATCCAATTTACCTTGTTTATAACAGGTTCGCGCTCATTTATAAACCCCTGCGGACTTCGAACTGATGCTACAATATGAGGTTGAACTCTGTATCCACCATTTGCCACCACACTCGTCATTTGGGCGACCTGCAGTGGAGATACAGAAAGAAGCCCCTGACCAATTCCCATACTGAGAACATCCCCTAATCCCCATCTGTTTTCACCAAAAGCTCTATCTAAATATGCACTGTCTGGTACAATGCCAACGGTGGCAAAAGGGAGGTCGATTTGAGTTGGTACACCAAGCCCAAAATCCTTTAACTTTTCACTCCAGGTATTTAAATATCCGTTCGATGCCATTCGATCCATAAGAGAGAAAAAGTAAGTATTACTTGATAGGGCAATAGCTTTTTCAAGATCATATTCACCAATAGGTGCCGTATCTCTGTATGGTCTTCCTCTAACGTATGCACCGCTGTTATAAACTTTGGTGTCTTCATCGATAAATTCCAAATCCTGACCAATTAATGCCATAGCGGGTTTAATGGTAGATCCGGGTGGCTGACGCCCTGAAATAGCTCTGTTATACAATGGGGTGGTTGAATCAGCGTTAATGGCTTGCCAGTAATCCTGATCAAGTCTTCCTGCAAGCTTACTCAAATCATACCCGGGAGAACTAACCATTGCCAAGATAGCGCCAGTTCTTGGATCCATGGCTACTGCCGCACCTCTTTTGCCTTCCATTAACTCTTCAGCAAGAATTTGAAGGTCAGTATCTATGGTTGTGATGAGGTCACTGCCTTGAATAGGGGAACGAGATAATTCACTATCCTCAAAATCTCCCAAGGCCTGGCCAAAAGCATTTACTCTTAAATAACGGACTCCTAATTCACCGCGTAAAGTGTCATCATAAATCATCTCCAGGCCACTTTTACCGATTTTGTCTCCCAGTCTCAAGGTCTCCGAGCGATTATATTCATTTTCGTCGGCTTCACGTAGATAGCCAAATAAATGAGAAGCTCTCATTTCCGTGGGATAGTGACGTTTACTCTCTATCTGATGGCCAATTCCGGGCAGCTGCCATAGATTTTCTTGAATCGCTGAAAAAGTAGGGAAGTCGATTTCAGTAACGAGTCTAGACGTTCGATGCCAGGAGTATTGCTGAGCCTCCTGAACTTTCGTTGTCAGTAAAGAATCAGATACATTCAGCAAATTGGCTAAAAGGGGAATTTTCTCCTTATTAAAAAGAGAAGGAGTAATTGTGATTGAGAAAATAGGTTCATTATCGACAATCAGCTTCCTGTTGCGATCATAGATAAGTCCACGAGCAGGATCTATATATTCTTGTCTCACTGAGTTTTCCTGCCCAAGAGTAGCATAAACGTCATACTCAACAATCTGAAGGTAAAAAACTCGTCCCAATACAATAAAAGTGAGCCCAAGTATAATGACTTGAAGTGCACGTATAGATGTTCGGGTTCTGTTTTTTTGTCCGGGAGACATGTTCTATTAATTACCTTTGAAAAT comes from Balneola sp. and encodes:
- a CDS encoding 6,7-dimethyl-8-ribityllumazine synthase, whose product is MAVEFIEGDTNPDNVKVGIVVSRWNSMITDKMLDGALKALKGNGVSDEDITVVKCPGSYEIPLAVQKVLEHREVDGVIALGVVIRGGTPHFEYVCDAVNRGITDLILKHNKPVAFGVLTTDDVKQALERAGEKGNKGGEAALALLEMISLEQKLTS
- the bamA gene encoding outer membrane protein assembly factor BamA is translated as MLLLKRLLFATLLTFGFTSHLLQAQDINLTDPTELTPAEYIIKQVTVEGNKNTRPQFIKNASTLVEGTSIVYPGDKLNRSISRLYRSGLFSDIKIYVTERTATEISFQIEVEEQARILEFKLKGIKRSERRDLEDLLVLTPGTVITEAAVGQARNTIKRFYREKGYWYTEIETETKEVEGVEDRVRLIFNIKPGKRLEVKDLAFKGNDAFSERTLRRKMKPLKEDAWWKIFGKKVYKKEEFEEGLESMLTFYRENGFTDVRVTSDTVYSYTHDGLFKDKEALKVVLTIAEGPKYKVRNITWEGNTVYTDERLTEALEFNKGDVFNETKFDQNVNINKNNTDINSLYQNIGYLFFQAVPTITKVGEDSLDIHFDIYEDEIATIQNVGFSGNTRTHDDVVRRTLRTTPGNRYSRDAIIRTIRELGTLGYFDPQNIEPDVLPNREDKTVDVNYRLDDTQSTSNFEFSGGYGGPSIGVILSARVNFNNFSLKRAFEKGGWTPIPSGDGQNLSLGVQVTGTGYQSYSFGFQEPWFRGKPTSVGFNLSYNLLNYRNSTERNELFSSSVSIGKRLKWPDDYFSTRSIIGYQLYNIEGNSSFLADGTSSLLTFEQVLERNSLVNPISPITGSKFTLSFEAAPPLPGFSEYYKLRTEYQHHVPLVDKLVLTSMVNYGYIGYFTKDKRSQLNKFLVGGTQLQQRQSFLYDNIDLRGYPGGTSQSIAPIVDGQKVGGTMFSKYSLELRYPAVSNDQLQVIPYTFTDAGNSYLDFSDFDPFRVKRSAGFGVRLYLPVLGLIDLSYGYRFDGVDIPRNTSGVQPGNWEFLFNIGAPF
- a CDS encoding ribonuclease HII; this translates as MIDRLKFERQLWSEGYSRVMGLDEVGRGCLAGPVVAAGVVFKPETDIPEIRDSKTISESERVELSKRIKEEALSWSIQEGSITEINELNILWASLHTMQKCVDSVKMTPDYLLVDGNRYISSLIPYTCLVKGDDRSMSIAAASILAKVYRDDLMKELHEKFPEYGWASNVGYPTKVHKQGLKDFGYTKYHRTSFKLGTDRLRSK
- the mrdA gene encoding penicillin-binding protein 2, translating into MLGLTFIVLGRVFYLQIVEYDVYATLGQENSVRQEYIDPARGLIYDRNRKLIVDNEPIFSITITPSLFNKEKIPLLANLLNVSDSLLTTKVQEAQQYSWHRTSRLVTEIDFPTFSAIQENLWQLPGIGHQIESKRHYPTEMRASHLFGYLREADENEYNRSETLRLGDKIGKSGLEMIYDDTLRGELGVRYLRVNAFGQALGDFEDSELSRSPIQGSDLITTIDTDLQILAEELMEGKRGAAVAMDPRTGAILAMVSSPGYDLSKLAGRLDQDYWQAINADSTTPLYNRAISGRQPPGSTIKPAMALIGQDLEFIDEDTKVYNSGAYVRGRPYRDTAPIGEYDLEKAIALSSNTYFFSLMDRMASNGYLNTWSEKLKDFGLGVPTQIDLPFATVGIVPDSAYLDRAFGENRWGLGDVLSMGIGQGLLSVSPLQVAQMTSVVANGGYRVQPHIVASVRSPQGFINEREPVINKVNWINEESLQNVRAAMRKVVDEGSSRYYTNNPEVPTAGKTGTAQNPHGRDHGWFTSFAPFDDPQIVVSVLIENGGYGSISAAPVAAVLIDKYINGEITRNYVYNYVLNFESRPTDSELIDE
- a CDS encoding rod shape-determining protein RodA, producing MNNIREFSWSVVFVWITLSTIGIIAIYSATQGPVSEFLPEYIQNNFFKQVIFVSLSFFILAGIQLISPRNFIQLSYALYALGLVLMILTLFFGTEVNGAKSWLRFGPFNLQTSELMKIATILATANYLTSRRDITAENVRYALTSVVIILIPTVLVFLQNDLGTALIFLTLIPVMLFWSGLPYGVSLFIISPAIIAYLAVIEWYYGVIAAVILTAIIFFIQRRVWLSITSLVTGLLTTSGVHLALTQLLQPHQIARIAAFTNPAYDPTGAGWNVIQAKTAIGSGGLTGKGFLEGTQTQLKFLPEQWTDFIFCVIGEEFGFVGAFIVIGAFLFLFIRLLNMAGSHKHPFAQLVTVSVTSVFFVHFFINVGSASALLPVIGLPLPFVSYGGSAFITNTIMLAICLNMDFYKREFSIYR
- a CDS encoding di-trans,poly-cis-decaprenylcistransferase translates to MKELTLTNTVQTEEDKENQETLQNSGEIPLHIAIIMDGNGRWAKSKGSIRLHGHKVGVDSVRDITESCAQLGVKYLTLYAFSTENWGRPSAEVQGLMRLLVSSLRKEAENLNKNDIRLATIGQMDRFPKACKNELQEAIELTKDNNRLELCLALSYSGRWDITEGVKKIARHVKEGRLDPELINDQMISDHLSTADVPDPDLIIRTSGEYRISNFLLWQLAYSELYITKTYWPDFRRDELYEAIRSYQQRDRRFGKIPSSKDENSLSSRLVNKKS